The Tenebrio molitor chromosome 5, icTenMoli1.1, whole genome shotgun sequence genome has a segment encoding these proteins:
- the LOC138130719 gene encoding uncharacterized protein isoform X2, with amino-acid sequence MSSPDCKRKKLADDVSSVAKMSNVSPTKNWETQTDNVTITESASNERSVIDLNAQSFEDVASLDGFVDKTMLTEELLQEPTYAMIFAPSKFGKTVNLSMIRLFCDIEDKNTKTKEDVTKDPTMEELRSNPSKNMKVFLRQFADTQYEECLILKQENFVIQHFGRHPVVFFNFKDCNVKNESGAIFYCAMKVRDGYLENDYLKNSKEFQSGDPEHVHLKQTCTNWLSYSDDKVESLSVMEVIFGLQDLIKSLRIHWGRDPVLLVDEIDKPGIAAMEHGVSESQVRKIGITITNVLSSILKSADKQLKLQAALLTGICKLEYSTLSPMDKTVAVYFLSDRRFSKYYGLTGGEVDSLVRKFYGPQGDAEIKKIISHINANYSGYNEPSYYGKKYCLFSVLNYIREINKDKNKVNLCFWTDGGFLTGKLPILKNYEVIMIALHKLLYGDSGTIAIRYKSAINVEHLLGLYREEMDLYPNGIFNFFLQRGYLAVIEFEGRETIHVRIPNLEIKNIYHQMLEDYHNELPEAIKSKFTSCGQIFKSLPTQDSTEFQENLEKLCEDLKCIFRSKQCKSEGSICSQILAILKLHTDYENCEMEHRVRYYLGEYDSRIYANIDVWGRCGNFAVIFEVKYNFDARSEPGKIGSKAKSSLAAAENIVKLLPHKFNSEHRWSRKAGHKLLKMLKFNKIEHYVLVALAVDGDYTTHMLVFRDTDDWKNVIQVNPENHVAEIISTELKKSC; translated from the exons ATGTCTTCACCTGATTGTAAACGGAAGAAGCTGGCAGACGACGTCAGTTCAGTTGCAAAGATGTCGAAT GTTTCACCAACAAAAAACTGGGAAACTCAAACTGACAATGTAACAATCACAGAATCCGCTTCCAACGAG CGATCTGTCATCGACCTAAACGCTCAGAGCTTTGAAGATGTTGCCAGCTTGGACGGATTTGTGGATAAAACAATGCTCACAGAGGAATTACTACAGGAACCAACCTACGCCATGATATTTGCACCATCAAAATTTGGCAAAACTGTAAACCTTAGTATGATTCGTTTATTCTGCGACATCgaagataaaaatacaaagacaaaagaaGATGTTACAAAGGACCCAACAATGGAGGAACTACGATCAAATCCCTCAAAGAACATGAAAGTGTTTCTTAGGCAGTTTGCGGACACACAATATGAAGAATGTTTGATCTTGAAACAAGAAAACTTTGTCATCCAACATTTTGGGCGTCATCCAGTGGTTTTCTTCAATTTCAAGGACTGTAATGTCAAAAATGAGTCAGGAGCAATATTTTATTGTGCTATGAAAGTGAGGGATGGTTATTTGGAAAACGATTATCTTAAAAATAGTAAAGAATTTCAATCTGGTGATCCGGAACATGtccatttaaaacaaacatgtaCAAACTGGCTTAGCTACAGTGATGATAAAGTTGAGAGTCTCTCTGTGATGGAAGTGATTTTTGGTTTGCAGGATTTGATTAAGAGCTTGAGGATACATTGGGGGAGGGACCCAGTGTTATTGGTAGATGAAATTGACAAGCCTGGTATAGCCGCCATGGAACATGGGGTTTCTGAAAGTCAAGTACGTAAGATAGGAATTACTATCACTAATGTGCTATCTTCGATTTTGAAGTCAGCAGATAAACAGTTAAAACTTCAAGCTGCCTTGCTCACTGGCATTTGCAAACTTGAATATTCTACGCTGTCACCTATGGACAAAACAGTGGCGGTATACTTCTTGAGTGACCGTAGATTTTCTAAATATTACGGGTTGACTGGTGGAGAGGTTGATTCTTTAGTGAGGAAATTCTATGGCCCACAGGGAGATGCTGAGATCAAGAAGATAATTAGCCACATTAACGCAAACTACAGTGGCTATAATGAGCCTTCCTATTATGGTAAAAAATACTGCTTATTCTCCGTCCTTAACTACATAAGAGAGATAAATAAGGATAAGAACAAGGTCAATTTGTGTTTTTGGACGGACGGAGGTTTTTTGACTGGAAAACTGCCAATACTCAAGAATTATGAGGTTATTATGATTGCTCTTCACAAACTGTTGTATGGTGATTCTGGTACCATTGCAATACGATATAAATCGGCAATAAATGTTGAACATCTTCTCGGACTGTATCGTGAGGAAATGGACCTGTACCCAAATGgaattttcaactttttcttaCAACGAGGTTATTTGGCAGTAATAGAATTTGAAGGGAGAGAGACGATACATGTAAGAATCCCAAAtctcgaaattaaaaatatttaccatcAGATGTTGGAGGATTACCATAACGAGCTTCCAGAAGCtattaagtcaaaatttacttcTTGCGGACAGATCTTCAAGTCACTACCCACGCAAGACTCTACAGAGTTTCAGGAAAATCTAGAAAAACTCTGTGAAGActtgaaatgtatttttagatCTAAGCAGTGTAAGAGTGAAGGTTCAATATGCAGCCAGATATTGGCAATCTTGAAGCTTCATACTGACTATGAGAACTGTGAGATGGAACATCGAGTAAGATATTATTTGGGTGAATATGACAGTCGAATTTATGCCAACATTGATGTTTGGGGGCGTTGTGGCAACTTCGCCGTGATCTTTGAagttaaatacaattttgatGCTAGAAGTGAACCGGGCAAAATTGGATCTAAGGCAAAAAGCTCCCTTGCTGCTGCAGAAAATATAGTTAAACTTCTACCTCATAAATTCAACTCAGAACACCGTTGGAGCCGGAAAGCTGGCCACAAACTTTTAAAGATgctgaaatttaataaaattgagCACTACGTTCTTGTAGCTCTGGCTGTGGATGGTGATTATACTACTCATATGCTTGTTTTTCGAGATACGGACGattggaaaaatgtaattcaagtTAATCCTGAAAATCATGTTGCGGAAATAATATCAACTGAGCTAAAAAAAAGTTGCTGA
- the LOC138130719 gene encoding uncharacterized protein isoform X1 has protein sequence MLSQRLRLSIDMLRSLRHSQLSHQRLLRCLMSSPDCKRKKLADDVSSVAKMSNVSPTKNWETQTDNVTITESASNERSVIDLNAQSFEDVASLDGFVDKTMLTEELLQEPTYAMIFAPSKFGKTVNLSMIRLFCDIEDKNTKTKEDVTKDPTMEELRSNPSKNMKVFLRQFADTQYEECLILKQENFVIQHFGRHPVVFFNFKDCNVKNESGAIFYCAMKVRDGYLENDYLKNSKEFQSGDPEHVHLKQTCTNWLSYSDDKVESLSVMEVIFGLQDLIKSLRIHWGRDPVLLVDEIDKPGIAAMEHGVSESQVRKIGITITNVLSSILKSADKQLKLQAALLTGICKLEYSTLSPMDKTVAVYFLSDRRFSKYYGLTGGEVDSLVRKFYGPQGDAEIKKIISHINANYSGYNEPSYYGKKYCLFSVLNYIREINKDKNKVNLCFWTDGGFLTGKLPILKNYEVIMIALHKLLYGDSGTIAIRYKSAINVEHLLGLYREEMDLYPNGIFNFFLQRGYLAVIEFEGRETIHVRIPNLEIKNIYHQMLEDYHNELPEAIKSKFTSCGQIFKSLPTQDSTEFQENLEKLCEDLKCIFRSKQCKSEGSICSQILAILKLHTDYENCEMEHRVRYYLGEYDSRIYANIDVWGRCGNFAVIFEVKYNFDARSEPGKIGSKAKSSLAAAENIVKLLPHKFNSEHRWSRKAGHKLLKMLKFNKIEHYVLVALAVDGDYTTHMLVFRDTDDWKNVIQVNPENHVAEIISTELKKSC, from the exons atgttaagCCAAAGACTAAGGTTAAGCATCGACATGTTAAGAAGCTTGCGGCACAGTCAACTAAGCCACCAACGCCTAttacgatg CTTGATGTCTTCACCTGATTGTAAACGGAAGAAGCTGGCAGACGACGTCAGTTCAGTTGCAAAGATGTCGAAT GTTTCACCAACAAAAAACTGGGAAACTCAAACTGACAATGTAACAATCACAGAATCCGCTTCCAACGAG CGATCTGTCATCGACCTAAACGCTCAGAGCTTTGAAGATGTTGCCAGCTTGGACGGATTTGTGGATAAAACAATGCTCACAGAGGAATTACTACAGGAACCAACCTACGCCATGATATTTGCACCATCAAAATTTGGCAAAACTGTAAACCTTAGTATGATTCGTTTATTCTGCGACATCgaagataaaaatacaaagacaaaagaaGATGTTACAAAGGACCCAACAATGGAGGAACTACGATCAAATCCCTCAAAGAACATGAAAGTGTTTCTTAGGCAGTTTGCGGACACACAATATGAAGAATGTTTGATCTTGAAACAAGAAAACTTTGTCATCCAACATTTTGGGCGTCATCCAGTGGTTTTCTTCAATTTCAAGGACTGTAATGTCAAAAATGAGTCAGGAGCAATATTTTATTGTGCTATGAAAGTGAGGGATGGTTATTTGGAAAACGATTATCTTAAAAATAGTAAAGAATTTCAATCTGGTGATCCGGAACATGtccatttaaaacaaacatgtaCAAACTGGCTTAGCTACAGTGATGATAAAGTTGAGAGTCTCTCTGTGATGGAAGTGATTTTTGGTTTGCAGGATTTGATTAAGAGCTTGAGGATACATTGGGGGAGGGACCCAGTGTTATTGGTAGATGAAATTGACAAGCCTGGTATAGCCGCCATGGAACATGGGGTTTCTGAAAGTCAAGTACGTAAGATAGGAATTACTATCACTAATGTGCTATCTTCGATTTTGAAGTCAGCAGATAAACAGTTAAAACTTCAAGCTGCCTTGCTCACTGGCATTTGCAAACTTGAATATTCTACGCTGTCACCTATGGACAAAACAGTGGCGGTATACTTCTTGAGTGACCGTAGATTTTCTAAATATTACGGGTTGACTGGTGGAGAGGTTGATTCTTTAGTGAGGAAATTCTATGGCCCACAGGGAGATGCTGAGATCAAGAAGATAATTAGCCACATTAACGCAAACTACAGTGGCTATAATGAGCCTTCCTATTATGGTAAAAAATACTGCTTATTCTCCGTCCTTAACTACATAAGAGAGATAAATAAGGATAAGAACAAGGTCAATTTGTGTTTTTGGACGGACGGAGGTTTTTTGACTGGAAAACTGCCAATACTCAAGAATTATGAGGTTATTATGATTGCTCTTCACAAACTGTTGTATGGTGATTCTGGTACCATTGCAATACGATATAAATCGGCAATAAATGTTGAACATCTTCTCGGACTGTATCGTGAGGAAATGGACCTGTACCCAAATGgaattttcaactttttcttaCAACGAGGTTATTTGGCAGTAATAGAATTTGAAGGGAGAGAGACGATACATGTAAGAATCCCAAAtctcgaaattaaaaatatttaccatcAGATGTTGGAGGATTACCATAACGAGCTTCCAGAAGCtattaagtcaaaatttacttcTTGCGGACAGATCTTCAAGTCACTACCCACGCAAGACTCTACAGAGTTTCAGGAAAATCTAGAAAAACTCTGTGAAGActtgaaatgtatttttagatCTAAGCAGTGTAAGAGTGAAGGTTCAATATGCAGCCAGATATTGGCAATCTTGAAGCTTCATACTGACTATGAGAACTGTGAGATGGAACATCGAGTAAGATATTATTTGGGTGAATATGACAGTCGAATTTATGCCAACATTGATGTTTGGGGGCGTTGTGGCAACTTCGCCGTGATCTTTGAagttaaatacaattttgatGCTAGAAGTGAACCGGGCAAAATTGGATCTAAGGCAAAAAGCTCCCTTGCTGCTGCAGAAAATATAGTTAAACTTCTACCTCATAAATTCAACTCAGAACACCGTTGGAGCCGGAAAGCTGGCCACAAACTTTTAAAGATgctgaaatttaataaaattgagCACTACGTTCTTGTAGCTCTGGCTGTGGATGGTGATTATACTACTCATATGCTTGTTTTTCGAGATACGGACGattggaaaaatgtaattcaagtTAATCCTGAAAATCATGTTGCGGAAATAATATCAACTGAGCTAAAAAAAAGTTGCTGA